A single Leptidea sinapis chromosome 2, ilLepSina1.1, whole genome shotgun sequence DNA region contains:
- the LOC126973468 gene encoding uncharacterized protein LOC126973468, which produces MLAVFLNRSTKQNRAGFSDSDLRKIEVVYGPECQKRDRQEKIELCRKYPNFRRKRDVSVESIRSLRVNPEITAPPELPANISETIKNLDLTDEVNEIVQKVHMLTATALKNARVKYCNGTKDELRSPSNATNVKPDVLGIVELVAAYTENVVENAIANMTEFCQTSETLETYLRASCSFYDSNNGRCRQYFRSTKSGAVKHSTQHRPTYYYHTRHEGRTKNSNFLPIGYRAREDNETLNERIVSNITDIVNANESVKLGPQASFQEEVDSKILVRKKRPSENVTNNTNGDDRVSRRKRDTDEVKGKPTEDNAHNVTVKNNESQVPDNDNGMKIPVNDNVQKDANDDELLENGSNDGDKAVLRMVTQINADKKRRFMRDR; this is translated from the exons ATGCTggcagtattcttg AATCGAAGCACAAAACAAAATCGGGCAGGATTTTCTGACTCAGATTTACGTAAAATTGAAGTAGTGTATGGACCCGAATGCCAGAAGAGAGATAGACAAGAAAAGATAGAGCTATGTCGTAAATATCCAAATTTCAGAAGAAAACGCGATGTATCCGTTGAAAGTATTCGCAGCTTGAGAGTGAACCCAGAAATAACTGCACCACCGGAATTACCTGCAAATATTTCCGAAACCATTAAGAATCTGGACCTCACTGACGAAGTGAATGAAATCGTACAAAAAGTACATATGCTTACTGCTACAGCTTTGAAGAACGCAAGAGTGAAATACTGTAATGGTACTAAAGACGAATTGAGGTCTCCGAGTAATGCAACAAATGTTAAGCCAGATGTTCTAGGTATCGTTGAACTTGTAGCAGCATACACAGAAAACGTGGTAGAAAATGCCATTGCAAATATGACAGAATTCTGTCAGACTTCGGAAACATTAGAGACATATTTACGAGCAAGTTGCAGCTTTTACGATAGTAATAATGGAAGATGCAGGCAGTACTTTAGGTCCACTAAGTCGGGTGCAGTCAAGCATTCTACTCAGCACAGGCCAACTTATTACTATCACACAAGACATGAGGGAAGGacgaaaaattcaaatttcctTCCGATTGGATATAGAGCTCGCGAGGATAATGAAACTCTTAATGAGAGGATTGTAAGTAACATAACAGATATTGTAAATGCCAATGAAAGTGTTAAGCTTGGCCCACAAGCATCTTTTCAGGAAGAAGTAGATTCTAAAATATTAGTAAGAAAGAAAAGACCCTCTGAAAATGTTACGAATAATACTAATGGAGATGATAGAGTATCAAGAAGGAAAAGGGATACTGATGAAGTTAAAGGGAAACCTACTGAGGATAACGCACATAATGTTACTGTTAAGAATAATGAAAGTCAAGTTCCTGATAATGATAATGGAATGAAAATCCCTGTTAATGATAATGTTCAAAAAGATGCTAATGATGATGAGCTTTTGGAAAATGGGTCTAACGATGGAGATAAAGCAGTTTTGAGAATGGTCACTCAGATTAATGCAGACAAAAAAAGGAGATTTATGAGAGATAGGTAA
- the LOC126975194 gene encoding putative aminopeptidase W07G4.4, with amino-acid sequence MYKYVQEFKLYENIFIEPNIQSANYDGVIVLLYPPELNVGLPRQITSFVDSLSKIDNHIHKVPTVWSCDYVSGGRLVLSPTGKVTPYHDVGVIRDAVKKGMQRALDAGMKKPLLVITSVVDFPDGQLVGILGALEALYVPLQIREIKDTKNFIHIGFQSDEKVTDVFERVVRNALALEHSRIVARDIAGSDPERMAPAKIVEYVQNSFAGDSNITINVIEDEAVLAKEYPLLAAVNRAANHIERHKARVVEILYNSSNPNRVTETLLLVGKGVTYDTGGADVKISGRMAGMSRDKSGAAAVAGFMKACSILKPPHLKVTGVLCLCRNSIGEDSYVADELLTSRSGKTVRVTNTDAEGRLAMADSVFKFTEIAAKELNPHIYTIATLTGHAKACYGNHTAAMDNHSAKATNHSSKLQFSGFRMAEGIEISTVRSEDLAVNMGKCKGDDLLQYDTDAKSRNHQLAAGFLIKVGGLEDTNIKYTHLDIAGAAGAPPEEPTAVPILTLCHAHKVLI; translated from the coding sequence ATGTATAAGTACGTACAAGAGTTCAAACTCTACGAGAATATATTCATCGAACCAAACATCCAGTCAGCTAATTATGACGGTGTTATTGTTCTACTGTATCCACCGGAACTCAACGTGGGACTACCAAGACAGATTACCAGTTTCGTTGACTCACTTTCGAAGATAGATAATCATATACACAAAGTCCCGACTGTTTGGAGTTGTGATTATGTATCCGGAGGGAGACTAGTGCTGTCTCCAACAGGAAAAGTTACTCCATATCATGATGTTGGAGTTATCAGAGATGCAGTCAAGAAAGGAATGCAGAGAGCTCTCGATGCCGGTATGAAAAAGCCTTTGCTTGTTATAACAAGTGTTGTAGATTTCCCGGATGGACAACTTGTTGGGATCTTAGGAGCTTTAGAAGCCTTATACGTTCCATTGCAGATAAGGGAGATAAAAGATACGAAGAATTTCATTCATATTGGGTTCCAATCTGATGAGAAAGTAACGGACGTTTTTGAAAGGGTTGTTCGGAATGCACTCGCTTTGGAACATTCGAGAATCGTCGCTAGGGATATCGCTGGTAGCGATCCAGAAAGAATGGCTCCTGCGAAAATAGTGGAGTACGTTCAGAATTCCTTCGCTGGTGACAGTAATATAACAATTAATGTTATTGAAGATGAAGCGGTTCTTGCAAAGGAATATCCCCTTTTAGCAGCTGTGAATAGAGCTGCAAATCACATTGAAAGACACAAAGCAAGGGTTGTTGAAATTCTTTACAATTCTTCAAATCCTAATAGAGTTACGGAAACCTTACTACTCGTCGGCAAAGGTGTCACTTACGATACAGGTGGTGCCGATGTGAAGATCTCAGGGAGGATGGCTGGCATGTCAAGAGACAAAAGTGGAGCAGCCGCAGTAGCAGGTTTCATGAAAGCATGTTCAATTCTAAAACCACCCCATCTGAAAGTAACTGGTGTGCTGTGCCTCTGCAGAAATTCCATTGGTGAAGATTCTTACGTCGCTGACGAGCTGTTGACTTCTAGAAGTGGTAAAACAGTTCGCGTTACAAACACCGATGCTGAAGGTCGTTTAGCCATGGCAGATTCGGTgttcaaattcactgaaatagCTGCGAAAGAGTTGAATCCCCATATATATACTATAGCCACTTTGACTGGCCATGCAAAGGCATGTTACGGCAATCATACTGCAGCTATGGACAATCATAGCGCAAAAGCTACTAATCATTCCAGTAAACTTCAATTTAGTGGATTCAGGATGGCGGAAGGCATTGAAATATCAACGGTACGTTCTGAAGACTTGGCTGTGAACATGGGGAAATGTAAAGGTGACGATTTACTTCAGTACGACACAGACGCTAAAAGCAGGAACCATCAGTTAGCAGCTGGATTTCTGATCAAAGTTGGAGGTCTGGAAGatactaatattaaatacaCACACCTGGATATCGCTGGAGCTGCAGGTGCCCCTCCAGAAGAGCCAACTGCTGTTCCGATATTAACCTTATGCCATGCGCATAAGGTTTTAATTTGA
- the LOC126973476 gene encoding 28S ribosomal protein S35, mitochondrial, translating to MAHSLFFRNHGAFDNVIFEFIFQNWGNVWPGPRSFHPSSVPLPIRQGYVPKGQVPPGKKANAELMKIPNFLHLTPPVIKMQCEAIKKFCTEWPKMLNSEQAIEQHYPVEVITSDYCHASPTIRNPLARIVTLRVKLSSLELDKHAKDKFLRLVGDRYDKETDLVTFTADRCPMRKQNLDYVNYLLTATFHESWAVEDWEKQKSEEDMEYYNWDNNKSKRNLIDWYLKVKNEDRLLTDDEYKSFDVSEIPHANEYKETVSDLFNVGENKETLSRYDTVVRKLLGLPEKKC from the coding sequence TTCATTGTTTTTTAGGAACCATGGGGCAtttgataatgtaatatttgaatttattttccAGAACTGGGGCAATGTTTGGCCGGGACCAAGATCTTTTCATCCTTCGTCTGTGCCACTTCCAATACGCCAAGGGTATGTCCCTAAAGGCCAAGTACCACCTGGCAAAAAAGCTAATGCAGAACTTATGAAAATACCCAACTTTCTGCATCTCACCCCACCAGTTATAAAAATGCAGTGCGAAGCAATCAAAAAATTTTGCACAGAATGGCCAAAAATGTTAAATTCAGAGCAAGCGATTGAACAACATTATCCAGTTGAAGTTATAACATCTGATTATTGTCATGCAAGTCCAACTATTCGTAATCCACTCGCACGAATTGTGACATTAAGAGTTAAATTGTCAAGCTTGGAGTTAGATAAGCATGCGAAGGACAAGTTTTTGAGATTAGTCGGTGATCGTTATGACAAAGAAACCGACTTGGTCACATTCACAGCCGATCGGTGCCCTATGAGGAAACAGAATTTGGACTATGTCAACTACTTATTGACAGCAACATTTCATGAGTCATGGGCTGTTGAGGATTGGGAGAAGCAGAAAAGCGAAGAAGATATGGAGTATTACAATTGGGATAATAATAAGTCTAAGCGGAACCTTATTGATTGGTATTTAAAAGTGAAAAACGAAGATAGATTATTGACTGATGATGAATATAAAAGTTTTGATGTGTCGGAGATACCTCATGCGAATGAATATAAGGAAACAGTGTCAGATTTGTTTAATGTTGGTGAAAATAAGGAAACACTGAGTAGATATGATACTGTTGTAAGAAAACTCCTCGGTTTGCCGGAGAAGAagtgttaa